One candidate division TA06 bacterium genomic window, TCGTACACAACCTTCATTTTCCCTCCTCCTTTGTACTGTATCTCCCAGGCCGTTCGAATAACTTGGACTGAACTGACGTAGGTCGTAGCTGTATGACTTTTGGTGGGACATTGTGGCCCGGAATTTCAGGGTCATAGACAGATCTTTCCATTGGCCGAATCCGTAAGGTCCCCTTTTCTGCCATATGAATGCGCTCTTTCGCAACCTTTACATACTCAGGCATGATTTCAGCACCAAGAGCCTTTCGATTGTGTATCAACGCTGCGATTGCGGTAGTGCCCACGCCAATGAACGGGTCTAATACCCAATCATTCTCGTTCGTCATCGAAAGAATCAAACGTTCAACGAGCTCGACCGGAAATTGACACGGATGAATGGTCTTCTCAACGTGATTGGCCTTTACGTTGGGAATTTCCCAAATATCACCAGGGTTCTTGCCCAGAGGATTGCCGGAAAGCTGACCCTTTTTGGGGCCCTTGAAGTACTTTTTCTTGGGATACTTCTGGGGTATTCGGATTGCGTCTAGATTGAAAGTATACTCATCCCCCTTTGTGAACCACAAGACAACCTCGTATCGGCCCGAGAGTCTCTTGGAAGCATGCAGGCCGTGTCCGAAGTACCATATAATTCGATTGCGCAGATGTAAGCCTAATGAGCTGAAGATCGGGTACAACGCGACATCAAGCGGGATGATTTCGCCGTTGTCAACGTAGTTCCCAACTTGCCAGCAAATGCTACCTCTGCCATGCAATACCCGCACGCACTCTTCTATGACTTTCCGTTGCTGGGACAGATAGTCATCCAAGACCAGCCGAGTCTCGTAAGGTTTGCCTAGATTGTATGGCGGGGAGGTGACTACTAGCTTGACGAACCCATCGGGAATATCCCCCAGCAAGTGAAGACAGTCACCCTCAAATAGGACAAGGTCTGCCGCCTGATCAAACTCCGAAACAATCTTCATCTTCCCCATCAGACACTCCTTTGCCTTTGTCCCAGAGCAGGCAGCCTACCTCATATTAAGCTAGCACCTATGACTATTCGTTTCAAGTTCTATCTACATCTATTCTATATCACCCAGCCATGGGCTTTGCAAGGGGTTTTTGTGGAAAATACGTCGCAGGGATTGATAGCACCTAAGCTATTTGGAAACAGGATATTAGACTCAAGAGGTGACAGTCTACATCACCGGATCTGGCGCCTGCAGGGACAAACGTGGCTCTCTCAGGATTGCGACCTCCGCCAGAAGCAGGTTCGAGCAATCTGCCACCTGTCATTCTTGAGGAGCTCGTTAGGGCGACGAAGAATCTGCTTTTGGTCAGCTCCCTTAACGGTCACGGACAGTTTCAGTGCGGCTAGCAAGTGGCAGCTAGTTCTTTGAAGATATGGTTGACAGCCCAACCGAAGTCTTCTTTGTAAAACTTGAATCTAGCCTTTATGCCGGACCCGATCATCCGCTCGAATCTGGGCCGTACCGTTTCTTCGTCAGGATCGATCACCCAGAAACGCTTGATTCTGGCTTGCCCGACAGAGCCCAACGCATAGAGGTACCTGAAGAACGAGTCTGTCTCAGACAGCGAATAACCTGACACCAAGACGTTCTCAGCATCTGACAATTGCCGAGCCGCATGGCGCCAGACTTTCTGTATGCTGTCATGGTACTCAGTCTTGTTCCATGTGGGGGGAACAATTGCGGGTTCGCCTTCGACTTTCTCCATGCAGTGCATCAGGTCCGACTTGTGTAATTTGGAACCGAGGCTCAGACGCATAAACTGCCCTTCTTCCAGGGAGTCAAAGCGGTATTTGCGAAAGAATGCCTTCAAATCCCACGGAACTATTGCTCGACATTTGCGGCACTGAGCCCAGTTCAAAGAACCGTGCAGCTTGATCAAGGAGGTTGTGCCAGGCTCCTTGGTTTCTGACAATCCATAGTCAGGGGGCAGACCTTCGAAATGCAGGGCGTAGTCCAATGCTAAGTCATAGTTAAACGTGATAATCGAACACCTGCCTCGTTGGCCATCATCGTTCAGCTGTTTTATCCTCAGAGCAAACGAGTGATATGACCGGTCCGGGTGTACTCTGCCATCGCGAAACTGATACATTACTGATTTTTCAAGCGTTTTGGTGATGACCCTCCTAATGGATAGCAGCAGTGTATCTATGCTAGATTCTGAGATGCCCGGCAACGTGCGGACCAGCTTTCCCATTTCAAAAGCAGCAAAGACTGATTCTATGTTATATATATCCAGTTCGGATTTTGAGTGAACCGACATCAGTCCAGAAATAGCGTCAAACACACGGTCGAAGTCCGGTTCTAGTTCATCCACGTCCTTCATCCTACGTAGTTCCTCGGCTCTGTCAAGAAAATCAGCCATGAGAGGTGCACCCGCTTCCTTTGAAGCTCCCGCCCCTAATATAAACACGAACTCACTCATCGTTCCTCTCCTAGTTTGATTCACACGGTTTCAACAGCTCAACAGTTTCTTTTACGAACTGTGCATGGATGACCTTAGCTAGCAGCAAACTAGGAGTCTTGTCTGTCTTCCCATCACAGAGCTTTTCTCCACCAATTACCCTGTGCTGGCCTACCACACCAACGATGAGTGCCTCCGGACCTTGATGTGTCTGCCCTGCGTAGAACCTTTGCCTCTGACATAAATAAGCTGGCCCACCGCTATCGCCCGAGAGGACCTCCATGTGAACCAAGAAGTATTCGTTCTGCTCCGAAGGGAGCAGAGGATAGGAAGCTATCTTGCCACTACGCAATATCGGGAAACCTGCCGGATTCGCCTCATTCGCACCTGGGTAACCAAGACACATGACCTCGTCCCCAGGGTGGATCTCAAACTTCTTGAATACATCATCGTTTGCAAGCCGGTCTGTGGACACACGACCAACATCGGCTTGGTCTGGCAAATCCACGTACATTGCAGAAATATCCACCTTGGGGTGGCGCACCCAAAGGTCTTTTCCCTCTTCACGGATCGGTATCGCAAAAGGCAGTCTCTCATATGTGCCGTCGGTCTTCTTTCTCAGGACAAGCTCTATGCTGTCCCCTGTCACATTCTCGAGCACATGAGCGGCTGTTATCAGTACGTGGCACGTGGTGCCAGCGCCCTCCCCTGAGGATCTTTCCAAGACAAAGACAGTACCCCTCAGACCTTCTGCGGCTACTTTGAACGTAGACCGCATCAAAGCTGTACTTAGGTCGTATGACACCTCTGTTCTGGCACACCCGGCAAGGAGTAGCAGGGCAATAGCGAGAAAGCTAACTATTTCGAGGCATCTATTACCGCACATCAATCTCATTACCCACCTGTTATCACGCCCTCTCGGCCAACCTCACTGCCAGCAGGCTCACGAGCACAACCTATACTGTAGCTACGGCACACCTGCCTCATCCAGCTTGTACATCAGCAGACTTGCAATAATCAAGTAATGAATTGCGCGCTTTTGGTCTATGGTAATGTTGGCATGCGCCTTGGGATTGCGAATGCCTGTCATTGACCCTGCAAATATCTGCATATATCCCTTTTGAATGCTCTTCCCAGTATCGGTCTTAAGGTTACCAAGAGCTATTACAGGACGATTTGCTGAAAAAGCGCGGTTCATGAGGGAGGCACCGTCAAGCTCTTGCTTGGTCTTGCCTTTGACGTGTTTCTTCACGCGGTTGTTCACATCCTTCAGTGCCGATTCAACGGCATCCGCGAAATAACCACCTTCGAATCTCCCTCTTGCCACCTTTGCAATTGCAGGGTGAATGATTGACCAGAAGGAGGCAGCCTCACCTACATCCGAAAACCTGGTTAACGCGCGGAGCGCGCTATCCGCTGGGGTGATGTTTCGGACAAATTCGTCAAGTTGTGCCACCTTTGCTTCCT contains:
- a CDS encoding site-specific DNA-methyltransferase, translating into MGKMKIVSEFDQAADLVLFEGDCLHLLGDIPDGFVKLVVTSPPYNLGKPYETRLVLDDYLSQQRKVIEECVRVLHGRGSICWQVGNYVDNGEIIPLDVALYPIFSSLGLHLRNRIIWYFGHGLHASKRLSGRYEVVLWFTKGDEYTFNLDAIRIPQKYPKKKYFKGPKKGQLSGNPLGKNPGDIWEIPNVKANHVEKTIHPCQFPVELVERLILSMTNENDWVLDPFIGVGTTAIAALIHNRKALGAEIMPEYVKVAKERIHMAEKGTLRIRPMERSVYDPEIPGHNVPPKVIQLRPTSVQSKLFERPGRYSTKEEGK
- a CDS encoding TIGR02391 family protein, coding for MVNFKVVATKLGEGVKYATTINEINRMAKAVFDFEVKHHPNQDITSTRSQLVYDWVITLSEQPMDEEAKVAQLDEFVRNITPADSALRALTRFSDVGEAASFWSIIHPAIAKVARGRFEGGYFADAVESALKDVNNRVKKHVKGKTKQELDGASLMNRAFSANRPVIALGNLKTDTGKSIQKGYMQIFAGSMTGIRNPKAHANITIDQKRAIHYLIIASLLMYKLDEAGVP